The following coding sequences are from one Shewanella putrefaciens window:
- a CDS encoding DUF368 domain-containing protein, whose protein sequence is MKYLLTYFKGMAMGAADVVPGVSGGTIAFITGILDTLLESVKRINPSLWGVIKSQGLKGAFIHINGGFLVSLLAGILTSIFTFAKLISWLLVAHPIPIWSFFFGLILISVVHMLKQVSGFTLARVGLFVLGVLAAWAITVLNPVSVEASYLNIFFGGAIAICAMVLPGISGSFILLLLGLYPVVLAAAKNIQLDILACFAVGAVMGLLTFSHLLSALLRKYHDATIVFLTGLMLGTLGKIWPWKQTLTWRTNSHGEQVPLLEQNISPLNFEQVTGQPSQLMLAIGCMLAAIALVWGLEKVGKRD, encoded by the coding sequence GTGAAATATTTACTGACCTATTTTAAGGGAATGGCCATGGGGGCCGCCGATGTGGTGCCTGGGGTTTCGGGCGGCACCATCGCCTTTATTACCGGTATTCTCGATACCTTGCTTGAAAGCGTTAAGCGCATCAATCCATCCCTTTGGGGCGTGATTAAGTCACAGGGGCTAAAAGGCGCCTTTATACATATCAATGGTGGGTTTTTAGTGAGTTTATTGGCGGGCATCCTGACCAGTATTTTTACCTTCGCTAAGCTGATTTCATGGTTATTGGTGGCGCATCCGATCCCCATTTGGTCATTCTTCTTTGGCTTAATCCTTATCTCTGTTGTGCATATGCTTAAGCAGGTCAGTGGCTTTACGCTGGCGCGTGTAGGTTTATTTGTGCTTGGCGTGTTGGCAGCGTGGGCGATTACTGTGCTCAATCCTGTGTCAGTGGAAGCCAGTTACCTTAATATCTTCTTTGGCGGTGCGATTGCGATTTGCGCCATGGTGTTACCAGGGATCTCTGGCAGTTTTATCTTATTATTGCTCGGCTTATATCCTGTTGTGTTAGCAGCGGCGAAAAATATTCAACTGGATATTCTGGCGTGTTTTGCTGTGGGTGCTGTGATGGGATTACTGACATTTAGCCATTTATTGTCGGCGCTACTGCGTAAATACCATGATGCCACTATCGTATTTTTAACCGGATTAATGCTTGGCACTTTAGGCAAAATTTGGCCTTGGAAACAAACGTTAACTTGGCGTACCAACTCCCATGGCGAACAAGTGCCTTTGCTGGAGCAAAATATTTCGCCGCTTAATTTTGAGCAGGTAACTGGTCAGCCTTCACAATTGATGTTAGCCATTGGGTGCATGTTAGCGGCTATCGCCTTGGTCTGGGGCTTAGAAAAGGTCGGTAAACGGGATTAA
- a CDS encoding FKBP-type peptidyl-prolyl cis-trans isomerase, which produces MKMLLAVVVIAGVIFYFFTSMNGQKAAQENIRLGNEFLAQNKAQEGVITTASGLQYQVLTKGDGTIHPKASDTVTVHYHGTLLDGTVFDSSIDRGEPIAFPLNRVIKGWTEGVQLMVVGDKVRFFIPSDLAYGNRSTGKIGGGSVLIFDVELLKIN; this is translated from the coding sequence ATGAAAATGTTACTTGCTGTTGTTGTCATTGCTGGGGTGATTTTTTACTTTTTTACCTCAATGAACGGCCAAAAAGCGGCGCAAGAAAATATCCGTTTAGGCAATGAGTTTTTAGCACAAAACAAGGCTCAAGAAGGCGTCATCACCACAGCTTCAGGTTTGCAATATCAAGTACTGACCAAGGGCGACGGCACTATTCATCCTAAAGCCAGCGATACGGTAACAGTGCATTACCATGGTACTTTGCTCGACGGTACTGTGTTTGACAGTTCGATTGATCGTGGCGAACCCATAGCGTTTCCGCTTAATCGCGTGATAAAAGGGTGGACCGAGGGCGTACAACTGATGGTTGTTGGTGATAAAGTGCGTTTCTTTATCCCCAGTGATCTCGCCTACGGTAACCGTAGTACGGGCAAGATTGGCGGTGGTTCTGTATTAATCTTCGATGTGGAATTACTTAAGATTAATTAA
- a CDS encoding short-chain fatty acid transporter, with the protein MLNKAAKPLVKLVDRYLPDPYIFVLLLTLVVLIAAVVAEHKTPLEVINYWGDGFWTLLSFSMQMLLVLVAGFMLASSPPIKKLLDAIAGLAKSAPQAIILVTLVSLAASWINWGFGLVVGALFAKALARKVKVDYRLLVASAYSGFVVWHGGLAGSIPLTIATAGHFSESQIGIIPTSDTIFAGFNLLLVAILFVSMPLVNRFMLPGEKDSIYIDPSTLDEKDGEVASTTLEMHNANLNDSRPADKLENSRLLGWSVGGAGLVYLGYYFWVQGGSLNLNVVNFLFLFLAILLHQTPRSLLMSLNEAIKGGAGIVIQFPFYAGIMAVMVQSGLAQSISEGFVAIASAESLPFWSFISAGIVNIFVPSGGGQWAVQAPIMLPAAQALGADVARVAMAVAWGDAWTNLIQPFWALPVLAIAGLKARDIMGFCLMQLMITGVIISIALSWF; encoded by the coding sequence ATGTTAAACAAAGCGGCAAAACCTTTGGTCAAACTCGTCGACCGATATCTACCCGATCCCTATATTTTCGTGCTTTTACTTACCTTAGTCGTATTAATTGCTGCTGTGGTCGCTGAACATAAAACCCCGCTGGAAGTCATCAATTATTGGGGCGATGGCTTTTGGACCCTGTTAAGTTTTTCGATGCAAATGCTATTAGTGCTGGTGGCAGGATTTATGTTGGCTAGTTCGCCGCCGATTAAAAAATTGCTCGATGCCATTGCTGGACTCGCCAAGTCTGCCCCTCAGGCCATTATCTTAGTGACGTTAGTTTCCCTCGCTGCCAGTTGGATTAACTGGGGTTTTGGGCTAGTGGTGGGGGCGTTATTTGCTAAAGCCCTCGCGAGAAAAGTGAAAGTCGATTATCGGCTGTTGGTTGCCAGCGCCTATTCAGGCTTTGTGGTTTGGCATGGTGGGCTTGCGGGTTCGATCCCATTAACCATAGCGACAGCGGGACATTTCTCCGAATCACAAATTGGCATTATTCCCACCAGTGACACCATTTTCGCGGGCTTTAATTTACTGTTAGTGGCGATTCTGTTTGTGTCCATGCCATTAGTGAATCGCTTTATGCTGCCAGGAGAAAAAGACAGTATTTATATCGACCCAAGCACTCTCGATGAAAAAGATGGTGAGGTTGCGAGTACAACGCTGGAGATGCATAACGCCAATTTGAACGACAGCCGTCCTGCGGATAAGTTAGAAAATAGTCGATTACTCGGCTGGAGTGTCGGTGGTGCTGGGCTTGTATATTTAGGTTATTACTTTTGGGTGCAGGGCGGCAGCCTAAACCTCAACGTAGTGAACTTCTTATTTCTGTTTCTCGCCATATTGTTACATCAAACACCACGCAGTTTGCTGATGAGTCTTAACGAGGCCATTAAAGGCGGCGCAGGTATTGTTATCCAATTTCCCTTTTATGCGGGCATTATGGCTGTGATGGTGCAATCGGGTTTAGCTCAAAGTATTTCGGAAGGTTTTGTGGCGATTGCTAGCGCCGAGAGTCTGCCATTTTGGAGCTTTATCAGTGCAGGAATTGTGAATATTTTTGTGCCATCGGGAGGTGGCCAATGGGCCGTGCAGGCACCGATTATGTTACCCGCCGCACAGGCTTTAGGTGCAGATGTCGCTCGGGTCGCAATGGCCGTTGCTTGGGGCGATGCGTGGACTAACTTGATTCAACCTTTCTGGGCACTGCCCGTGCTGGCGATTGCAGGCTTAAAAGCGCGGGATATTATGGGCTTTTGTTTAATGCAATTGATGATCACTGGCGTGATTATTAGTATCGCGTTGAGCTGGTTCTAA
- a CDS encoding aminopeptidase P family protein — translation MSNKIASRLDAIRRELTNTHLDAFIIPRADEYLGEYVPEHNERLYWATDFTGSAGMAIVLKDKAAIFTDGRYTVQVRLQVDATLFSYESLTDTPQIEWLCDTLPAGSRVGFDARLHTLAWYENAKATLGKAQIDLVAVEQNPIDKHWQERPAPSSAPITLFSNESAGKTSLQKRTEIGALVKKAGADVALIAALDSFCWLLNIRGNDVPRLPVVLGCALLHANGDMQLFTDLNKLPEGIEAHVGAGVSFKAEADLADTLTSLTGVKLLADPHSANAWAQNLARNAGANLIAGIDPVSLPKAQKNAAELAGMRACHIRDGVAVSRFLAWLDAEVAANRLYDEGTLAAKLESFRLEDAHYREPSFDTISAAGANAAMCHYNHNNGTPAMMTMDSIYLVDSGAQYIDGTTDVTRTIAIGKVTDEQKKMVTLVLKGHIALDQARFPKGTTGQQLDAFARQYLWQHGFDYDHGTGHGVGHFLSVHEGPQRIGKNVNAIALMPGMVLSNEPGYYRADSFGIRLENLVVVQHCEALKGAEREIYEFDALTLIPMDARLIDKRLLTQGEIDWFNAYHQRVFNTLSPLMSGDELAWLAQVTTAI, via the coding sequence ATGTCAAACAAGATAGCCAGCCGCCTAGATGCTATTCGTCGCGAACTCACCAACACCCATTTAGATGCGTTTATCATTCCACGTGCCGACGAATATTTAGGCGAATACGTACCAGAACATAACGAGCGTTTATACTGGGCGACGGACTTTACGGGTTCTGCTGGTATGGCCATCGTATTGAAAGATAAGGCCGCTATTTTTACTGATGGCCGTTATACCGTTCAAGTGCGTTTGCAGGTCGATGCAACATTATTCAGTTATGAGAGCCTAACAGACACACCGCAAATTGAATGGTTATGCGACACGCTCCCAGCAGGTTCCCGTGTGGGGTTTGATGCCCGTTTACACACTCTAGCTTGGTATGAAAATGCCAAAGCCACCTTAGGCAAGGCGCAAATCGACTTAGTCGCAGTTGAGCAAAACCCAATCGACAAACATTGGCAAGAAAGACCCGCACCATCAAGCGCACCAATCACCCTGTTTAGCAACGAGAGTGCAGGCAAAACTAGCCTACAAAAACGCACCGAAATCGGTGCCTTGGTCAAAAAAGCGGGGGCCGATGTTGCGCTAATCGCCGCCTTAGACTCTTTCTGCTGGCTACTCAATATTCGCGGTAACGATGTACCTCGCCTTCCTGTCGTACTCGGCTGCGCCCTGCTACACGCTAATGGTGACATGCAACTATTTACCGATTTAAACAAACTCCCTGAAGGTATTGAGGCGCATGTCGGTGCTGGCGTGAGCTTTAAAGCTGAAGCAGACCTTGCCGACACACTCACCAGCTTAACAGGCGTAAAACTGCTAGCCGATCCTCATTCAGCCAATGCTTGGGCACAAAATCTTGCCCGTAATGCGGGGGCTAACTTAATTGCCGGAATCGATCCGGTTTCGCTACCTAAAGCACAAAAGAATGCCGCGGAACTGGCAGGTATGCGTGCATGCCATATCCGCGATGGCGTTGCAGTAAGTCGATTCCTCGCATGGCTCGATGCCGAAGTTGCCGCCAATCGCCTGTACGATGAAGGTACACTTGCCGCTAAGCTGGAAAGTTTCCGCCTTGAGGATGCGCATTATCGCGAGCCAAGTTTTGATACCATTTCTGCAGCGGGCGCCAATGCCGCAATGTGTCATTACAATCACAACAATGGCACACCAGCCATGATGACGATGGATAGCATCTACTTAGTGGACTCTGGTGCTCAATATATTGATGGCACCACGGATGTCACCCGTACCATAGCCATAGGTAAAGTGACTGACGAACAAAAGAAAATGGTCACTTTAGTGCTTAAAGGCCATATTGCCTTAGATCAAGCTCGCTTCCCTAAAGGCACAACAGGTCAACAACTCGATGCCTTTGCCCGTCAATATCTATGGCAGCATGGATTTGATTACGACCATGGCACAGGCCATGGCGTGGGTCATTTCTTGAGTGTGCACGAAGGTCCACAGCGCATAGGTAAAAATGTCAACGCTATTGCACTTATGCCCGGCATGGTGCTTTCCAACGAGCCAGGTTACTACCGCGCAGATAGTTTTGGCATTAGGCTCGAAAACCTCGTCGTCGTCCAGCACTGTGAAGCGCTAAAAGGGGCTGAGCGTGAAATATATGAGTTCGACGCCCTAACCTTAATCCCTATGGATGCGCGCCTTATTGATAAGCGTTTGTTAACCCAAGGCGAAATTGATTGGTTTAATGCTTATCATCAGCGAGTGTTTAATACACTTTCCCCGTTAATGTCAGGTGATGAATTGGCTTGGTTAGCTCAAGTGACTACAGCCATTTAG
- a CDS encoding DUF418 domain-containing protein → MQANLPNDTWSRSNSTQPLSTVATSSPRNANLDAIRGLAVLGIFFMNIYFMGISFYGYAPHETPPQSDQMIKVFNHFFIEGRFISLFSILFGVGLFIQYQRFSAKGLNAYPLLRSRLGWLMVFGLIHGIIIWPGDILFTYGISGFLAIYYKDLSIGELKRKANIFIFGALVIITLVSLAGSDEPFTRESSLFALQYSAWTSSYADQLFLHLMQVGYMALVIPFTLMWFTAGLMLLGMALYQQGTFERGFSKSVLVKLVLASVTLSLLDTVLGLTKNTILVAFSDVLIMLSAIPMALIYIHIMVIICKNNPNRLTSLQNVGKLAFSLYILQSIVGVLVFRHLAPELLLSLDRWGYMLMAIVYSVVQLLLASLYLRYFKQGPLEKLWRRLAFKKHLQQQK, encoded by the coding sequence GTGCAAGCAAACTTACCTAACGACACTTGGTCAAGATCAAACTCCACACAGCCTCTTAGCACAGTGGCGACATCCTCACCGCGTAACGCCAACCTTGATGCCATTCGTGGCTTAGCCGTCTTGGGGATATTTTTTATGAATATCTACTTTATGGGGATTAGTTTTTATGGCTATGCGCCCCATGAAACGCCGCCGCAGTCGGATCAAATGATCAAAGTTTTTAATCATTTTTTTATAGAAGGTCGCTTTATCAGTTTGTTCTCTATCTTGTTTGGTGTCGGACTTTTTATTCAGTATCAGCGATTTAGCGCCAAAGGCTTAAACGCTTATCCCCTACTTCGCTCACGTTTAGGCTGGCTGATGGTATTTGGCCTAATTCATGGCATTATTATTTGGCCAGGTGACATTTTATTCACTTATGGGATCAGTGGTTTTTTAGCCATTTATTACAAAGACTTAAGTATTGGCGAACTTAAACGCAAAGCGAATATTTTTATTTTTGGTGCCTTAGTTATTATTACGCTGGTTAGCCTTGCAGGCAGCGATGAACCTTTCACTCGAGAATCGAGTTTATTTGCACTGCAATACAGTGCATGGACCTCAAGCTATGCAGACCAACTGTTCCTGCATTTGATGCAAGTCGGCTATATGGCGCTCGTGATCCCTTTTACCTTAATGTGGTTTACTGCGGGCTTGATGTTGCTCGGCATGGCGTTATATCAGCAAGGAACTTTTGAGCGCGGTTTTAGCAAATCGGTACTGGTGAAATTAGTGCTAGCAAGCGTAACGCTATCACTGCTCGATACCGTCTTAGGTTTAACAAAAAATACCATCCTCGTGGCGTTTTCAGATGTGCTAATCATGCTAAGTGCTATTCCTATGGCGCTGATTTACATCCATATAATGGTTATAATTTGCAAGAACAATCCTAACAGACTGACGTCACTACAAAATGTCGGCAAACTCGCTTTTAGTCTCTATATTCTGCAATCCATCGTTGGCGTGTTAGTATTTAGGCATCTTGCCCCCGAATTGCTTTTAAGTTTGGACAGATGGGGCTATATGCTAATGGCAATAGTCTATTCCGTGGTACAGCTGCTATTAGCCAGCCTTTATTTACGCTATTTCAAGCAAGGACCGTTGGAGAAACTTTGGCGCCGCCTCGCGTTTAAAAAGCACTTACAGCAACAAAAATAG
- a CDS encoding nucleoside deaminase: MDEFLQAAIDEAKQGLAEGGIPIGSVLVIDGKIVARGHNKRVQQGSAVLHAEMDCLENAGRLSAADYQKGTLYSTLSPCDMCSGAILLYGIPKVVVGENITFQGPEAYVQSRGVDVTVVDNPECKQLMLDFIANNPKLWNEDIGE; this comes from the coding sequence ATGGATGAATTTTTACAGGCCGCCATTGATGAAGCCAAACAAGGATTAGCCGAAGGCGGTATTCCCATTGGCTCGGTATTAGTGATTGACGGTAAAATTGTCGCTCGTGGCCACAATAAGCGCGTTCAGCAAGGCAGCGCCGTGTTACATGCGGAGATGGACTGCCTTGAAAACGCCGGCCGCCTAAGCGCCGCCGATTATCAAAAAGGCACCTTATATTCGACCCTCTCTCCCTGCGATATGTGTAGCGGCGCCATTTTACTCTACGGTATCCCCAAGGTAGTGGTGGGTGAAAATATCACCTTCCAAGGTCCTGAAGCCTATGTCCAGTCGCGCGGCGTTGATGTGACTGTGGTCGACAACCCTGAATGTAAGCAACTAATGCTGGACTTTATCGCCAATAATCCCAAACTCTGGAACGAAGATATCGGCGAATAA
- a CDS encoding hotdog fold domain-containing protein, giving the protein MSTYEETRTQPNKVLALYHKTQGLPFGQKIFSMMVSRMAPYFGTIKPLITELRLNYCSCLIKKRHAVHNHIKTVHVIAICNGLEMAMGVMAEASIPAHLRWIPKGMSVDYTAKAGSDILCVAEVTPEQWTPGDMLVPVTAYDTQGVVVVKGHIKLWISEKPQK; this is encoded by the coding sequence ATGAGTACCTACGAAGAAACCCGCACCCAACCCAATAAGGTTCTTGCGCTTTACCACAAGACCCAAGGTTTACCCTTTGGCCAAAAAATCTTCTCTATGATGGTGTCACGCATGGCACCTTATTTTGGCACAATCAAACCACTGATCACTGAATTGCGCCTTAACTACTGTTCTTGCTTGATAAAAAAACGTCATGCCGTTCATAACCATATAAAAACTGTGCATGTGATTGCGATTTGTAATGGCCTCGAAATGGCGATGGGCGTGATGGCCGAAGCCTCGATACCCGCCCATTTACGTTGGATCCCTAAGGGAATGAGCGTGGATTACACCGCCAAAGCGGGCAGCGACATTTTATGTGTTGCCGAAGTAACGCCAGAGCAATGGACGCCTGGCGATATGCTGGTGCCCGTGACCGCCTACGACACCCAAGGCGTTGTGGTCGTGAAGGGACATATCAAATTGTGGATTTCAGAAAAGCCGCAAAAATAA
- a CDS encoding DUF1294 domain-containing protein, translating to MTNKRPFKRINNRAPKTSVSNTKFSLISLLLVIIFLTLMIGAAFWHLLPVGIVGMYLTLSFLTFIAYAIDKSAAKRNKWRTKESTLHLLALMGGWPGALFAQNLLRHKSVKASFRNVFWLTVVANLAVLGYGIKTGAVDMFI from the coding sequence ATGACCAATAAACGACCATTTAAGCGAATAAACAACCGAGCCCCAAAGACCAGCGTATCCAATACAAAGTTTAGCCTTATATCACTGTTATTAGTGATTATTTTCTTAACGCTAATGATAGGTGCCGCATTTTGGCATTTACTTCCCGTTGGAATAGTGGGTATGTACCTCACACTCAGTTTTCTCACCTTTATTGCCTATGCCATTGATAAATCCGCCGCAAAACGTAATAAATGGCGAACTAAAGAAAGCACATTACACCTGCTCGCCCTTATGGGCGGTTGGCCCGGCGCTCTATTTGCCCAAAACCTGTTAAGACACAAGTCCGTTAAAGCCTCATTTAGAAACGTCTTTTGGCTCACCGTTGTCGCCAACTTAGCCGTGCTGGGTTATGGCATAAAAACGGGTGCCGTAGATATGTTTATCTAA
- a CDS encoding ROK family protein: MQTLTIDVGGSKALFELQLAGHTEQYKIPTGEGFKIEELNNQIAALERDYDLQDYQLAIAVPGLVQHHRLVACKSLPGLNGLSRDTVKTQGTLKIISNDIDAGMQALCDAKYACELLVMCGSGIGMSIAFNGQVFSGATGVAGELGHCRIMSESGEFRLEQLASGDSVRSRNITSQEDLYRAGSYLGMGLAWAVNLLNPNRIWLAGGMMNSTPYYKGCIDNLKRMALSAPLAEMKIHRVDDMETLVCRGLSVILARDVSLT; the protein is encoded by the coding sequence ATGCAAACATTAACAATAGACGTGGGCGGCAGTAAAGCCCTGTTCGAACTTCAGCTCGCGGGGCATACAGAACAATATAAAATCCCCACAGGTGAAGGCTTTAAAATTGAAGAGTTAAATAACCAAATTGCTGCACTTGAACGCGATTACGATTTACAGGATTACCAATTAGCGATAGCTGTACCTGGACTGGTACAACATCATCGTTTGGTTGCTTGTAAATCCTTACCCGGACTTAATGGATTAAGTAGAGATACCGTAAAAACCCAAGGAACGCTTAAGATTATCAGCAACGATATTGATGCAGGTATGCAAGCTCTCTGTGATGCAAAATATGCCTGTGAATTGTTGGTTATGTGTGGCTCTGGGATTGGTATGTCTATCGCTTTCAATGGGCAGGTCTTTTCTGGGGCAACGGGCGTTGCGGGTGAGTTAGGGCATTGCCGTATCATGTCTGAATCAGGTGAGTTTCGTTTAGAGCAACTTGCTAGCGGTGATTCTGTGCGTAGTCGTAACATCACCTCTCAGGAAGATTTGTATCGTGCTGGCAGTTATCTTGGTATGGGGTTGGCGTGGGCGGTTAATTTGCTAAACCCTAATCGTATATGGTTAGCGGGCGGTATGATGAATAGCACTCCTTACTACAAAGGATGCATCGATAATTTAAAACGAATGGCATTGAGTGCCCCCTTAGCTGAAATGAAAATTCATCGAGTCGATGATATGGAAACCTTAGTCTGTCGAGGATTATCTGTTATTTTAGCGCGGGATGTTTCACTTACTTAA